GTACTGAAATCCAGGATCTCGCGAACCTTGGCAACTTCAACCGCAAAGGTTTCGTCAGCCAGCTTGAAGGTCAGATACTGTACCGTCTCCGTTATTCCCGCAACTCCCATAACGCTTCTCCCCATAGGTGCAGGTGTGCGGTTCATGGCCGACAGATCTTCCGACGCCACGAACCGCACGCCATGATCCGGTTCTAAAATTGCTCGAACTCGCTGTCCAGTTTGTCATTACCAGCAAGATTAAGCCCGAAGCCGCTGTCATTGACTGCCTTTTTTCTGGAGACCTGGGTCGAGACTACCTGCTTGGCCTTGGGCTGTTGCAGCACCTTGTGCGCCTTTGCCATCGGTTTCTGCTGTATCGTGACTGAACTCATGTCCAGCTTGAAGAAAGCAACGGTGGTCATGAGCTGCTCGGCCTGCGACGAGAGCTCTTCGGCGGTGGAGGCCATCTCCTCGGCTGCCGAGGCATTCTGCTGGATGACCTGGTCGAGCTGCTGGATCGCCT
This DNA window, taken from Geobacter sp., encodes the following:
- a CDS encoding chemotaxis protein CheW, yielding MGVAGITETVQYLTFKLADETFAVEVAKVREILDFST